One segment of Deltaproteobacteria bacterium DNA contains the following:
- a CDS encoding class I SAM-dependent methyltransferase, with protein sequence MSANDANPKTPMVGQPVQRLVWTPELVSRFWAGVAQTRLTEYDFAKQGGKSVIIAVEHHLPKSGKILDFGAGNGELVELLLERGYFAAAYEPSTERIGEWTTRLRDRKGFLGVVGSHSDEKFDVILMTEVIEHILEDEFDRTLRRVQALLKKRGILIVTTPNNEDLELDMAYCPVSNLLYHRWQHVRSFTTESLTSCLRQYEIDPIAVHRVNFQADYYVPFDRNWAGHRFVPEMPEYLVAMRKDISTCVGNEARLLYIGQKIS encoded by the coding sequence ATGAGCGCTAACGACGCAAATCCTAAAACACCGATGGTCGGTCAACCCGTTCAGCGGCTTGTCTGGACCCCGGAGCTGGTCTCGCGATTTTGGGCTGGAGTGGCTCAGACTCGGTTGACCGAATATGACTTTGCCAAGCAAGGCGGTAAGAGCGTGATCATCGCGGTCGAGCACCATCTGCCAAAATCCGGTAAAATTCTCGACTTTGGCGCTGGTAATGGGGAACTCGTCGAATTGCTGTTGGAGCGTGGATACTTTGCCGCAGCTTACGAACCTTCGACGGAACGGATCGGCGAGTGGACTACCCGACTGCGAGACCGAAAAGGTTTTCTTGGAGTTGTCGGATCCCACAGTGACGAGAAGTTCGATGTGATTCTTATGACTGAAGTCATTGAACACATACTTGAGGATGAGTTCGATCGGACACTTCGGCGGGTGCAGGCACTACTCAAAAAACGTGGAATACTTATCGTTACCACGCCCAATAATGAAGACTTGGAACTTGATATGGCTTACTGTCCAGTGAGTAATTTGCTCTACCACCGATGGCAGCATGTGCGTTCTTTTACCACTGAGTCATTGACTTCATGTCTACGTCAGTACGAAATCGATCCGATTGCCGTCCATCGCGTGAATTTTCAGGCTGATTATTATGTTCCTTTTGACCGAAATTGGGCTGGCCACCGTTTCGTGCCCGAGATGCCTGAGTATCTAGTGGCAATGCGTAAAGATATTTCCACCTGTGTTGGAAATGAAGCGCGGTTGCTCTACATCGGTCAAAAAATTAGCTAG
- a CDS encoding ABC transporter ATP-binding protein, producing MNGKPAIELQGVSKKYRRHTTGPRATTLKSYLLHDLWRHQNGGEKLKWALRDLDLRIAKGTSLGIIGRNGSGKSTLLKLLTGIIKPDAGTLTVNGRVSALLELGAGFHPELTGRENVKIHGVIMGLSQSEIKSQLEAIIEFAELRDYIDDPVRTYSSGMYMRLAFSAAIHIDPEILLVDEVLAVGDGAFVEKCLECMDRFKSAGKTIILVTHNLQLVRTWCHEAIWLDDGQLQMNGDPGDVVAAYRSRLFDQQARGTATLPVEVTGEGTRSLRYGDGTSTLLEYGILDSSGKMTDFLESGAACTLFMRVRIDKAFSGMTGGFAIKDRMGTILYGVTNRSQKMLPRQVHAGEVITFTAKLRMWLAAGEYYITLGLANIETDQKSDFIEDALHFTVIGPAGLFTESVVNLETEFTINSDEGGDACKPEQLGFSEIS from the coding sequence ATGAACGGAAAGCCAGCGATAGAGTTACAGGGAGTTTCGAAGAAGTACCGAAGGCATACCACGGGGCCGCGGGCGACCACGCTTAAGTCCTATTTGCTTCACGATCTATGGCGTCACCAGAACGGCGGCGAAAAATTGAAATGGGCGCTTAGGGATTTGGATTTGCGCATAGCCAAAGGTACGAGTTTAGGGATCATTGGCAGGAATGGATCAGGAAAAAGCACGCTCCTTAAGCTGCTCACTGGGATTATCAAACCTGATGCGGGGACTTTGACTGTGAACGGCAGAGTGTCGGCACTTTTGGAATTGGGGGCAGGGTTCCATCCTGAGTTAACTGGGAGAGAGAATGTCAAGATTCACGGCGTCATCATGGGGCTGAGCCAAAGTGAGATTAAATCCCAGTTAGAAGCGATTATTGAATTTGCCGAGTTGCGCGACTATATCGACGATCCCGTTCGTACCTATTCGAGCGGCATGTATATGCGTCTGGCATTTTCCGCGGCCATTCACATTGATCCGGAAATTTTGCTAGTCGACGAAGTTCTTGCAGTTGGTGACGGCGCCTTTGTTGAGAAATGTTTGGAATGTATGGATCGTTTTAAGAGCGCCGGCAAGACGATCATTCTGGTAACGCACAATCTTCAACTCGTGCGCACCTGGTGCCATGAAGCCATTTGGCTGGATGATGGTCAACTGCAGATGAACGGTGATCCGGGAGATGTGGTGGCAGCGTATCGTAGCCGACTGTTCGATCAGCAAGCTCGTGGCACTGCCACCTTACCCGTGGAAGTAACCGGTGAGGGGACGCGGAGTTTGCGCTATGGTGACGGCACATCGACTCTCCTTGAATATGGGATTCTCGACAGCTCCGGAAAAATGACCGACTTCCTAGAGTCGGGCGCGGCCTGCACGCTATTCATGCGTGTTCGGATCGACAAGGCATTTTCGGGGATGACCGGTGGTTTTGCGATCAAGGATCGCATGGGCACGATTTTATACGGCGTAACCAACCGGTCGCAGAAAATGTTGCCGCGACAAGTTCATGCAGGCGAGGTGATAACATTCACGGCCAAACTGCGAATGTGGCTAGCAGCGGGGGAATACTATATTACGTTGGGGTTGGCAAACATTGAAACGGATCAAAAATCTGATTTTATCGAGGACGCTCTGCATTTCACGGTGATTGGTCCCGCAGGATTATTTACTGAGTCCGTTGTCAATCTTGAAACTGAGTTCACAATCAATTCCGATGAAGGTGGGGACGCGTGCAAGCCGGAACAACTTGGGTTCAGCGAAATCTCATAG
- a CDS encoding ABC transporter permease: MERLQRLYHHRALLQVLVSRELKGRYRGTVLGFIWTLVNPLVLMAIYVLIFSIYLRVEMRHYPAFLLCGIFSWTWFSVGISDATTSIIVNGGLIKKVYLPSEIIPLVYITSNMVHYLLTLPIQLLFLILFHDGLAWVIVYLPLVLLIQFVFMYALALILSSLAVRFRDLLQIVPNLLMVWFFITPVFYPSTTVPPEYHVLVDFNPMAHIIRCFQDILYYGRSPSFASVALAAGLASLLLIAGFSLFESQRDIFAEEV; the protein is encoded by the coding sequence TTGGAACGTTTACAACGGCTCTACCATCATCGTGCTCTGCTGCAGGTCCTCGTATCGCGGGAGTTGAAAGGTCGTTATCGGGGGACGGTCTTGGGGTTTATATGGACTCTCGTGAACCCCTTGGTTCTGATGGCGATATATGTTTTGATATTTTCGATTTATCTGCGTGTCGAGATGAGACATTATCCCGCCTTTCTTTTGTGCGGTATATTTTCATGGACATGGTTTTCGGTTGGCATTAGTGACGCGACCACTTCAATCATTGTTAATGGCGGACTGATCAAGAAGGTTTATCTTCCTTCGGAGATCATTCCTTTAGTGTATATCACTTCGAATATGGTTCACTATCTCTTAACCTTGCCGATCCAGCTGCTGTTTCTGATTCTGTTTCATGACGGCTTGGCATGGGTGATTGTATATCTCCCGCTTGTTTTGCTAATTCAGTTCGTGTTTATGTACGCACTCGCGCTTATTTTATCGTCCCTCGCGGTGCGCTTTCGCGATCTGCTGCAGATTGTCCCTAACCTACTCATGGTCTGGTTTTTTATAACACCCGTCTTCTATCCTTCCACAACCGTACCTCCAGAGTATCATGTCTTAGTGGATTTCAATCCGATGGCTCACATAATCCGGTGTTTTCAGGATATTCTATATTATGGCAGGAGCCCGTCATTCGCGAGCGTTGCGCTGGCCGCGGGATTGGCTAGTTTATTGTTAATAGCCGGGTTTTCACTGTTTGAATCACAGAGAGATATCTTCGCTGAGGAAGTATGA
- a CDS encoding LPS-assembly protein LptD: MNRKNLFFILMLGAMVLSSTWRANGAQLAVKGGTEADNAMNIVADKLSTSNGISEIEASGNVELKRQDMTLKGEYVHFNRLTQEITAKGNIRVDDPEWKIKSASSMRLNMESEKGEIEDGDIFLEQGNLSVTGRRFEKFGGQTYHIDDGFFTTCLCDSGAPSWKFYAEQMDLTLEGTGTIKNAYFYILDTPVMYIPYAIFPLRTERQSGLLFPKFGRSTTEGIRFQQPFFWALSKSSDATVAIDVETKARVGLLGEFRTVLSRDADFSIESSYFNESLRKNPQADVIDKTIADPTIPQNRWSLIGTHRYTTSSDWQTYSDFARYRDNLFVRELVERFDLPGTRELNLRRSRYGDSRLGVFRDWNDTFFKGEFNFYQDFIQPDKGTLQRTPQLALWGRRFLADFPLEFRWRTEAINYVRRQGGDGVRLDLRPELLLPFRAGQYAFGSVSVAPRETLYHLYTSVQPSEHNVSRELVELRGNIGTSLSRVYSFDRPDLVGLKHVLEPEVSYLFVPKVDQRRIPIMDEVDRVGRRNITTFSLANRFWAKSQGRFGTTSTDTEEVLNPVDFGSVRDLGILKLALSYDLDAARRNTTRLSDMDIKLRTNPINYLNLGLETTVHPGPWQVTSMQTYLTVSDPRPLPRRIADPDFVLPNYVGFNYAFVRQNPNAFYAEDANIDLDAPPNCAVHTADPRCVTADPNKNVASNVGASALYHLTDNILLFGSSSVDARQGRFLGFTASTKFLSFCECWSVTLGLAHNINPAKTTFNFNFNLAGLGNKKSSLR; the protein is encoded by the coding sequence ATGAACCGCAAAAACTTATTTTTTATTCTCATGCTCGGCGCCATGGTTTTGTCATCTACCTGGCGGGCCAACGGCGCTCAGCTGGCGGTCAAAGGAGGCACTGAGGCCGACAACGCAATGAACATCGTCGCTGACAAACTGTCGACGTCCAACGGCATCAGCGAGATCGAAGCCAGCGGCAACGTCGAGCTCAAGCGCCAGGACATGACGCTCAAGGGCGAGTACGTGCATTTCAATCGCTTGACCCAAGAAATTACCGCCAAAGGCAACATCCGCGTCGACGATCCCGAGTGGAAGATCAAATCGGCCAGCTCCATGCGCTTGAACATGGAGAGTGAAAAGGGCGAGATCGAAGACGGCGATATTTTCCTCGAGCAGGGAAACCTCAGCGTGACCGGCCGGCGCTTTGAGAAGTTCGGCGGCCAGACCTACCACATCGATGACGGCTTTTTTACCACTTGTTTGTGCGATTCCGGCGCGCCGTCGTGGAAGTTTTACGCCGAACAAATGGATTTGACACTCGAAGGCACTGGAACTATCAAGAACGCCTATTTCTATATTCTCGATACCCCGGTCATGTATATTCCGTATGCGATTTTTCCGCTGCGCACAGAACGGCAGAGCGGATTGCTGTTTCCCAAGTTCGGCCGCTCGACCACCGAAGGGATTCGTTTCCAACAGCCATTTTTCTGGGCGCTGTCTAAAAGTTCCGACGCAACGGTGGCGATCGACGTCGAAACCAAAGCGCGGGTCGGCTTGCTCGGCGAGTTTCGCACCGTGCTGTCGCGGGACGCCGACTTTAGCATCGAGTCTTCCTACTTCAATGAAAGCTTGCGCAAAAATCCCCAGGCCGATGTCATCGACAAGACCATCGCCGATCCGACCATCCCGCAAAATCGTTGGAGCCTGATTGGCACCCACCGCTACACGACCAGTTCGGATTGGCAGACCTATAGCGATTTCGCGCGCTACCGCGATAATCTGTTCGTCCGTGAGTTGGTCGAACGCTTCGACTTGCCCGGCACCCGGGAACTCAATCTCCGGCGCAGCCGCTATGGCGATTCGCGTCTCGGCGTGTTTCGCGATTGGAACGATACGTTCTTCAAAGGCGAATTTAATTTTTACCAGGACTTCATCCAGCCCGACAAAGGAACCTTGCAGCGCACGCCTCAACTGGCGCTCTGGGGCCGGCGCTTTCTCGCCGATTTCCCGCTAGAATTTCGCTGGCGGACGGAAGCGATCAATTACGTGCGGCGGCAAGGCGGCGATGGTGTGCGCTTGGACTTGCGGCCGGAATTGCTCCTACCGTTTCGCGCCGGCCAGTATGCGTTTGGCTCTGTGAGCGTGGCGCCGCGCGAAACGCTTTATCATCTCTACACTTCAGTGCAGCCATCCGAGCACAATGTTTCCCGCGAGTTGGTCGAGCTGCGCGGCAATATCGGCACCTCGCTCAGCCGCGTTTATAGTTTCGACCGGCCCGATTTGGTCGGCTTGAAACATGTCCTCGAACCAGAAGTGAGTTATCTGTTCGTCCCCAAAGTCGATCAGCGCCGCATCCCGATCATGGACGAGGTCGATCGCGTCGGCCGGCGCAACATCACGACATTCTCCCTGGCGAACCGCTTCTGGGCAAAATCCCAGGGCCGCTTCGGGACGACTTCGACCGACACGGAAGAGGTTTTGAACCCGGTGGATTTTGGCAGCGTCCGCGATCTCGGGATTTTGAAACTCGCGCTAAGCTACGATCTCGATGCCGCCCGGAGAAATACCACAAGACTGTCCGACATGGATATTAAGCTGCGCACCAATCCGATCAACTATCTTAACTTGGGATTGGAAACCACGGTTCATCCGGGACCCTGGCAGGTAACGTCGATGCAAACCTATTTAACCGTCTCGGATCCCCGACCGCTGCCGCGCCGGATCGCCGACCCCGATTTTGTCCTGCCGAACTACGTCGGCTTCAATTATGCTTTCGTGCGCCAGAACCCCAACGCGTTTTACGCTGAGGATGCCAATATCGATCTCGATGCGCCGCCGAACTGCGCCGTGCACACCGCTGATCCCCGTTGCGTGACCGCAGATCCGAATAAAAACGTCGCGTCCAACGTAGGTGCCAGCGCGCTTTATCACCTCACGGATAACATCTTGTTGTTTGGCAGTTCGAGTGTCGATGCCCGTCAAGGCCGCTTCCTCGGTTTTACCGCCTCGACCAAGTTTCTATCTTTTTGCGAATGCTGGAGCGTCACCCTCGGCCTCGCGCACAATATCAATCCCGCCAAGACTACCTTTAATTTCAATTTCAATCTCGCAGGTCTTGGGAATAAGAAGAGTAGTTTGAGATAG
- a CDS encoding bifunctional folylpolyglutamate synthase/dihydrofolate synthase, whose translation MDSYSETLERIYQLRESVIDLRLDRMEKALARFDHPEKKIPSIHIAGTNGKGSTAAMVQRILSVAGYRAALYTSPHLVSFTERMRIGEREISEAEVVALAEEVHRYCDDMEPPLTFFEFVTVMALVYFARQEVDIAVIEVGLGGRLDATNVITPLVSAITTIALDHQAYLGSDELSIAREKGGIIKPGVPVVCGTVSGAVAALLKSIAIERAAPAYFLGVDYGFSLKNDGLFDYTGIKQYYSNIELTLRGRHQRANASLALAILELLEGRFHVTEENLRIGLATVHWPGRLEVMLERPTVLLDGAHNCQGVNALVDELTSLRQGRKIKLLFATMADKEWELMLDVLAQAVDEVIFTRVDVERSADPRQLADKLKIDIPHRVVDDSRRGLQMLLDESQTDDLVVVAGSLYLLGEVRPMLQRLAAQAAAPRGGH comes from the coding sequence ATGGATAGCTATTCCGAAACCCTCGAACGCATCTACCAGCTGCGCGAAAGCGTCATCGATCTGCGTTTGGACCGCATGGAAAAAGCGCTGGCGCGGTTCGATCATCCCGAGAAAAAAATTCCGTCGATTCACATCGCCGGCACCAACGGCAAGGGTTCCACCGCAGCCATGGTGCAACGCATACTTTCGGTCGCCGGTTATCGCGCCGCGCTTTACACTTCGCCGCATCTGGTTTCCTTCACTGAGCGCATGCGCATCGGCGAGCGCGAGATTAGCGAAGCCGAGGTGGTCGCGCTTGCCGAAGAAGTGCACCGGTACTGCGATGACATGGAGCCGCCGCTGACCTTCTTCGAGTTCGTCACGGTGATGGCGTTGGTCTATTTCGCGCGCCAAGAAGTCGACATCGCAGTCATCGAAGTCGGTCTCGGCGGCCGGCTCGACGCGACTAATGTGATCACGCCGTTGGTCAGCGCGATCACGACCATTGCCCTGGATCACCAGGCCTATCTTGGTTCGGACGAACTCTCCATCGCGCGGGAAAAAGGCGGCATCATCAAGCCCGGGGTGCCGGTGGTTTGCGGCACGGTTTCCGGCGCGGTGGCGGCGCTGCTCAAGAGCATCGCGATCGAGCGCGCTGCGCCAGCCTATTTTCTCGGCGTAGATTATGGATTTTCCTTGAAAAATGACGGGCTTTTCGACTATACAGGTATAAAACAATATTACTCAAATATTGAGTTAACATTGCGTGGCCGACATCAGCGGGCCAATGCTTCTTTGGCGCTGGCGATTTTGGAGCTGCTTGAGGGCCGTTTCCACGTCACCGAAGAGAATCTACGCATAGGACTGGCAACGGTGCACTGGCCAGGACGGCTTGAAGTCATGCTGGAGCGGCCGACGGTGTTGTTGGACGGCGCGCACAATTGCCAAGGGGTTAACGCGCTGGTCGACGAATTAACCTCGCTGCGCCAGGGACGGAAGATCAAATTGCTGTTCGCCACCATGGCGGATAAAGAATGGGAACTGATGCTCGACGTGTTGGCCCAAGCGGTGGATGAAGTGATTTTCACGCGAGTCGATGTCGAGCGAAGCGCCGATCCACGACAATTGGCCGATAAGCTGAAAATTGATATTCCCCATCGCGTGGTCGACGACTCTCGCCGCGGACTGCAAATGCTGCTCGACGAGTCCCAAACCGACGATCTGGTGGTGGTGGCGGGCTCACTGTATTTGCTCGGCGAAGTGCGGCCGATGCTCCAACGGCTGGCGGCACAGGCGGCCGCTCCGCGGGGCGGGCATTAA
- a CDS encoding tryptophan synthase subunit alpha, translated as MSRIEKTFAELKKHREAALIPFITAGDPDLPTTLKIMRALEAGGADCIELGIPFSDPSADGPTIQRSSERALQRPVPLAAIFRLVREFRRGSQVPVILFGYFNPFFRFGLEKFAREAAGAGADGVLCVDLPPEESGELKLWTDLVGIDLIFLLSPTSGPDRLKLVARHGRGFIYYVSVTGVTGVRRTFDDSLKTQVARVRKAGALPVGVGFGISTPKQAAWIAGFADAAVVGSALVEKIEHAKGNNQKAKQAGAFVARLKRAMVQARRRK; from the coding sequence ATGAGCCGTATTGAAAAAACTTTTGCTGAACTGAAAAAACACCGCGAGGCGGCGCTGATCCCTTTCATCACCGCCGGCGATCCCGATCTGCCGACGACGCTGAAGATCATGCGCGCCCTTGAAGCGGGCGGCGCGGATTGCATCGAGCTGGGCATTCCATTTTCCGATCCGAGCGCCGATGGGCCGACGATTCAACGTTCCTCCGAGCGCGCCTTGCAACGGCCGGTGCCGCTGGCGGCGATCTTCCGCTTAGTCCGGGAGTTTCGCCGCGGTTCGCAAGTGCCGGTGATTCTGTTCGGCTACTTCAATCCATTTTTCCGCTTCGGTCTGGAAAAATTCGCACGCGAGGCGGCTGGCGCCGGCGCCGACGGCGTGCTCTGCGTCGACTTGCCGCCGGAGGAAAGCGGCGAGCTCAAACTTTGGACCGACCTAGTCGGCATCGATTTGATTTTTCTCCTGTCGCCGACCAGCGGGCCGGACCGGCTGAAATTGGTGGCGCGCCATGGGCGCGGTTTTATTTATTACGTTTCGGTCACCGGCGTCACCGGCGTGCGCCGGACCTTTGACGACAGCTTGAAAACTCAAGTGGCGCGGGTGCGTAAGGCCGGGGCGCTGCCGGTGGGGGTCGGTTTCGGCATTTCGACACCCAAGCAGGCCGCTTGGATCGCCGGCTTTGCCGATGCCGCAGTCGTCGGCAGCGCCTTGGTGGAAAAAATCGAACATGCCAAGGGTAATAACCAAAAGGCCAAGCAGGCCGGCGCGTTTGTCGCCCGACTCAAACGGGCCATGGTTCAAGCGCGCCGGCGTAAGTAG